One stretch of Flavobacterium sp. 9 DNA includes these proteins:
- a CDS encoding TolC family protein, giving the protein MYFRKITLLVFLIFASGSYSQNLTLKEAIKTGLENYGSIKAKSNYTNASRESLKQSKRDYLPNLNLSAQQDYGTINAQNGALYGFNGLGTASSGPALPDQNWNSAFGALYLVNMNWDFFTFGKTQEKINLAKVDVQAKEKDLKQEQFQQEIKISAAYLNLLASQRLLISQQKNLSRAEVFKKTAVARVKNGLLAGVDSTLATAEVSKAKIALNLARNFVKEQNSKLVDLMGVAPQDFVTDTLFVNDIPKEVLRGTATSDSLHPLLQFYKTKIDYSNQQTKLYKRFYYPTMSAFGVLQTRASGFNSDYVTNQNSFSRNYWDGVNPDRTNYLVGIGISWNLTTPFRASKQVSAQKYISQGLQEEYNQADRELKSQLKLADDKIQITLENFAEAPIQVDAAKRAYLQKSTLYKNGLTDLTDITQTLYTLNRAEIDRDIVNNNVWQSFLLKVAATGNFDLFINEF; this is encoded by the coding sequence ATGTACTTCAGAAAAATTACTTTGTTAGTTTTCTTGATTTTTGCCAGTGGCAGTTATTCACAAAACCTGACTTTAAAAGAAGCCATAAAAACAGGTTTAGAAAACTACGGTTCCATCAAGGCAAAAAGCAATTACACGAATGCCTCACGCGAGAGTCTCAAACAATCTAAGCGTGATTATTTGCCAAATCTAAATTTATCGGCACAACAAGATTACGGAACTATCAACGCTCAAAACGGTGCGTTGTATGGTTTTAATGGTTTAGGAACAGCTTCTTCCGGACCTGCATTGCCGGACCAAAACTGGAATTCAGCTTTTGGTGCGTTGTATTTAGTCAATATGAACTGGGATTTTTTCACTTTCGGAAAAACGCAGGAAAAAATCAATTTGGCTAAAGTTGATGTTCAGGCAAAAGAAAAAGACTTGAAACAAGAGCAATTTCAACAGGAAATTAAAATTTCTGCTGCTTATTTGAATTTGTTGGCAAGCCAAAGATTATTGATTTCGCAACAAAAGAATTTAAGCCGTGCCGAAGTTTTTAAGAAAACTGCCGTTGCACGAGTTAAAAACGGATTATTGGCGGGTGTCGATTCTACATTGGCTACAGCCGAAGTTTCGAAAGCTAAAATTGCACTGAATCTGGCTAGAAATTTTGTCAAGGAACAAAACAGCAAATTAGTCGATTTAATGGGCGTTGCGCCTCAGGATTTTGTTACAGATACTTTATTTGTAAACGATATTCCGAAAGAAGTTTTAAGAGGAACTGCAACTTCAGACAGTTTGCATCCTTTATTGCAATTCTACAAAACGAAGATCGATTACAGCAATCAGCAAACTAAATTATACAAACGTTTTTATTATCCAACGATGAGCGCTTTTGGTGTTTTACAAACGCGTGCTTCTGGATTTAATAGCGATTATGTGACGAATCAAAATTCTTTCAGCAGAAATTATTGGGATGGCGTAAATCCGGATCGCACCAATTATTTAGTCGGAATTGGTATTAGCTGGAATTTGACAACTCCGTTTAGAGCAAGCAAACAAGTAAGTGCTCAAAAGTATATTTCGCAAGGACTTCAAGAAGAATATAATCAGGCGGACAGAGAATTGAAATCGCAATTAAAACTTGCCGACGATAAAATACAAATCACGCTTGAAAACTTTGCCGAAGCGCCAATTCAGGTTGATGCAGCGAAAAGAGCGTATTTGCAAAAATCGACTTTATACAAAAACGGATTGACTGATTTAACAGATATTACTCAGACTTTATATACGTTAAACCGTGCCGAAATTGACCGCGATATCGTGAACAATAATGTATGGCAATCGTTTTTGCTTAAAGTAGCTGCGACAGGCAATTTTGACTTATTTATAAATGAATTTTAA
- a CDS encoding AraC family transcriptional regulator encodes MKSLDSFYEDITGGSTIEPSSLLPNDIKKEIGHFNVFDIKELYERMKEKPGMPYDRRAYYKISLIRGKNRAEYADKIIEIDKQGLLFATPKIPYNYLPQDTNQSGQFCVFTSEFLSKNKSGIDLDELPIFATDGYPIFQLTDEEVAEVELIFNKIQKEINSDYIYKYDLIRNYVAELIHFGQKLQPITALYSKHNSATRVSSLFAELLERQFPIESPNQRLELRTAKDFAERLSVHVNHLNKVLKENTGKTTTELISTRLTNEAKILLKQTDWNISEIAFSLGFEELAHFSNFFKKQTSFTPLVFRL; translated from the coding sequence ATGAAATCATTAGATTCATTTTACGAAGATATTACAGGAGGCTCTACTATCGAACCGAGTTCATTGTTACCAAACGACATTAAAAAAGAAATTGGGCATTTTAATGTTTTTGATATAAAAGAGCTTTACGAAAGGATGAAAGAAAAGCCTGGTATGCCTTATGACAGAAGAGCTTATTACAAAATAAGTTTGATAAGAGGTAAAAACAGAGCCGAATATGCTGATAAAATAATCGAAATCGATAAACAAGGACTTTTATTTGCTACGCCAAAAATCCCTTATAACTATTTACCGCAAGACACAAATCAATCCGGGCAATTTTGCGTTTTCACAAGTGAGTTTTTATCGAAAAATAAAAGCGGAATTGACTTAGATGAACTTCCTATTTTTGCTACAGACGGATATCCTATTTTTCAACTTACAGATGAAGAAGTTGCCGAAGTTGAATTGATTTTCAATAAAATACAAAAAGAAATCAACTCCGATTATATTTATAAATATGATTTAATTCGAAATTATGTTGCTGAATTAATTCACTTTGGACAAAAATTACAGCCAATAACTGCGTTGTATTCTAAACATAATTCAGCTACAAGAGTTTCGTCTTTATTTGCAGAATTACTGGAAAGACAATTCCCAATTGAATCACCAAATCAACGATTAGAGCTAAGAACTGCTAAAGATTTTGCGGAAAGATTATCCGTTCATGTCAATCATTTGAATAAAGTTCTAAAAGAAAACACAGGAAAAACCACAACCGAATTAATCAGTACGAGATTAACGAATGAGGCCAAAATCCTTTTAAAACAAACCGATTGGAACATATCTGAGATTGCGTTTTCATTAGGTTTTGAAGAATTGGCGCACTTTTCTAATTTCTTCAAAAAACAAACTTCTTTTACGCCTTTAGTGTTTAGATTGTAG
- a CDS encoding SDR family NAD(P)-dependent oxidoreductase encodes MAVNTKIALVTGGSRGLGKNMAIAIAKKGIDVIITYNSKKDEADSVVKEIESLGQKAVALQLNVADSSTFDGFFGSISETLKTVFSTDKFDFLVNNAGIGIHNSFIGTTEAEFDQLTNIQFKGPFFLTQKALNVMNDGGGIVNISTGLARFSFPGYAAYASMKGAIETLTKYQAKELGERKIRANVVAPGAIETDFGGGVVRDNEQLNKNLAALTALGRVGLPDDIGGVVAFLCTEDARWVNAQRIEVSGGMNL; translated from the coding sequence ATGGCAGTAAATACAAAAATAGCTCTTGTTACAGGCGGTAGCAGAGGTTTAGGAAAAAATATGGCAATCGCAATTGCAAAAAAAGGAATTGACGTAATCATTACTTACAACAGTAAAAAAGACGAAGCAGATTCAGTAGTAAAAGAAATCGAAAGTCTAGGACAAAAAGCAGTGGCTCTTCAACTGAATGTTGCGGATTCAAGTACATTTGATGGCTTTTTCGGAAGTATTTCTGAAACTTTAAAAACCGTTTTTAGCACAGATAAATTTGACTTTTTGGTTAACAACGCCGGAATCGGAATTCATAATTCGTTTATAGGAACAACAGAAGCGGAGTTTGATCAATTGACAAATATTCAGTTCAAAGGACCTTTTTTCTTAACGCAAAAAGCGCTTAATGTAATGAATGACGGCGGCGGAATTGTAAATATTTCAACTGGTTTGGCAAGATTTTCATTCCCTGGTTATGCCGCATATGCATCTATGAAAGGTGCAATTGAAACACTAACAAAATACCAGGCAAAAGAACTTGGCGAAAGAAAAATCAGAGCAAACGTTGTAGCTCCGGGCGCAATCGAAACTGATTTTGGCGGCGGAGTCGTTCGTGACAATGAGCAATTAAACAAAAACTTAGCAGCTTTAACCGCTTTAGGAAGAGTTGGTTTGCCGGATGATATTGGCGGAGTTGTTGCTTTTTTATGTACCGAAGATGCTCGTTGGGTAAACGCACAAAGAATCGAAGTTTCTGGCGGAATGAATTTGTAA
- a CDS encoding alpha/beta hydrolase: MKKLKNQLFKKTLLIPILFLAFMNSLQAQNSQPIPLWDKVPGEIKHYDYIEKPGFNLNPWYIESTSHVTMPTLTVFLPKEQKAIQSAVIILPGGGYQHLAIDKEGTKVAEWFNSLGIAAFVLKYRLPSDLIMTDKTIGPLQDAQQAVRYVRENAKKWNIDPKKIGVLGFSAGGHLASTLATHYDDKVYENASKVSARPDFSLLIYPVISMQNDITHKGSQTSLLGEHPSQELIDSFSNEKRVTAQTPPTFLIHATDDTVVLPENSINYYLALKKNGVSAEMHIYEKGGHGFGLGIEDTSKHWTKDCEEWLKSNGYKN; this comes from the coding sequence TTGAAAAAACTAAAAAACCAATTATTCAAGAAAACACTACTAATTCCAATACTGTTCTTAGCATTTATGAATTCTTTACAAGCACAAAATTCTCAACCAATACCACTTTGGGATAAAGTTCCAGGGGAAATTAAACACTATGATTATATTGAAAAACCTGGTTTTAATTTAAATCCTTGGTATATTGAAAGTACGAGTCATGTTACAATGCCTACTTTAACTGTCTTTTTGCCAAAAGAACAAAAGGCGATTCAAAGCGCCGTTATTATACTTCCCGGAGGAGGATATCAACACTTAGCAATTGATAAAGAAGGAACTAAGGTTGCTGAATGGTTTAATAGTTTAGGAATTGCAGCATTTGTTTTAAAATACCGTTTGCCTAGTGATTTAATTATGACGGATAAAACCATTGGTCCTTTACAAGATGCGCAGCAAGCCGTTCGCTATGTGAGAGAAAATGCTAAAAAATGGAATATTGATCCGAAAAAGATTGGTGTTTTAGGATTTTCTGCCGGAGGACATTTGGCATCAACTTTAGCAACACATTATGATGATAAAGTATATGAAAACGCTTCAAAAGTAAGTGCTAGACCAGATTTTTCTCTTCTGATTTATCCTGTAATTTCGATGCAAAATGATATTACACACAAAGGTTCACAAACTAGTTTATTAGGTGAACATCCTTCTCAGGAATTAATTGATTCATTTTCTAATGAAAAAAGAGTAACCGCACAAACTCCACCAACCTTTTTGATTCATGCTACAGACGATACTGTGGTTTTGCCCGAAAACAGCATCAATTACTATTTAGCACTCAAAAAAAATGGTGTTTCTGCTGAAATGCATATTTATGAAAAAGGCGGACACGGTTTTGGTTTAGGCATTGAAGATACCAGTAAACACTGGACTAAAGATTGCGAAGAATGGCTAAAAAGTAATGGTTATAAAAACTAA
- a CDS encoding hydrolase, with protein MKKLVLTAVLLFVVFIGFAQKPSPALLDPTNHTLVLIDYESQMAFAVSNIPIDQLRNNTALVAGASKIFKVPTIVTTVAEKSFSGPVFREIEEFYPQKTSNYIDRTTMNTWEDAPARKAIIATGKKKIVFGGLWTSVCIVGPVLSAINEGYDVYVITDASGDVSKEAHEMAVTRMVQAGAHPVTSLQYLLELQRDWARQETYVPVTDLVKKYGGAYGVGVQYAHEMLKH; from the coding sequence ATGAAAAAATTAGTTTTAACAGCAGTTTTATTATTCGTAGTATTTATCGGTTTCGCACAAAAACCAAGCCCGGCACTACTAGACCCAACAAATCATACTTTAGTCTTAATTGATTACGAAAGCCAAATGGCCTTTGCAGTAAGCAACATTCCAATAGATCAGCTTAGAAACAATACTGCATTAGTAGCCGGAGCTTCTAAAATTTTCAAAGTGCCGACTATCGTAACAACCGTTGCCGAAAAATCTTTCAGCGGACCTGTTTTTAGAGAAATTGAAGAGTTTTATCCTCAAAAAACTTCTAACTATATCGATCGTACAACCATGAATACTTGGGAAGATGCCCCAGCACGTAAAGCAATTATTGCAACAGGTAAAAAGAAAATTGTTTTTGGCGGATTATGGACAAGCGTTTGTATTGTTGGACCGGTTTTATCAGCCATTAACGAAGGTTATGATGTGTATGTAATTACAGATGCGAGCGGTGATGTTTCTAAAGAAGCTCACGAAATGGCTGTAACTCGTATGGTTCAAGCCGGTGCTCATCCTGTAACTTCATTGCAATATTTATTAGAATTACAACGCGACTGGGCTCGTCAGGAAACTTATGTTCCTGTAACAGATTTAGTTAAAAAATACGGCGGCGCTTATGGTGTAGGTGTTCAGTATGCGCACGAAATGTTGAAACACTAA
- a CDS encoding 2'-5' RNA ligase family protein: protein MEKKYSVVIHPSQDVIDSIKTMKELLADKVGWFNSKNSVAHITICEFKIDESQIDKYKQKLFKICDTFSPFQVYLDHYDSYENGAFFISPNEDSKMLLKPIMKKTQDALQLSNLIKSNDPHISIGRRLTPESLKIANHLFTTIDIDFLCDNIILREFDPVKKQFFVIDSFSFNGNSQPEFVQGSLF from the coding sequence ATGGAAAAGAAATATTCTGTTGTTATTCATCCTTCGCAAGATGTTATTGATTCGATTAAAACGATGAAAGAACTTTTAGCGGATAAAGTTGGTTGGTTTAACAGCAAAAATTCTGTGGCTCATATTACGATTTGTGAATTTAAAATTGATGAATCTCAAATTGACAAATACAAACAGAAACTCTTTAAAATCTGTGATACTTTTTCGCCTTTTCAGGTTTATTTAGATCATTATGATTCTTATGAAAATGGCGCTTTTTTCATTTCTCCAAATGAAGATTCTAAAATGCTTCTAAAACCTATCATGAAAAAAACTCAGGATGCATTGCAGCTTTCAAACTTGATAAAAAGCAATGATCCTCATATTTCAATTGGTCGAAGATTAACGCCCGAAAGCCTTAAAATTGCCAATCATTTATTTACAACAATCGATATTGATTTTTTGTGTGACAATATCATTTTAAGAGAATTCGATCCCGTAAAAAAACAGTTTTTTGTAATTGATTCTTTTTCTTTTAATGGAAATTCACAACCGGAATTTGTTCAGGGAAGTTTGTTTTAA
- a CDS encoding sensor histidine kinase, protein MNKKFDNILDNKWWQEIAVVAFSFTIYTLKNDWMLFSSFTSILMGIFFYFILYMHAQFNRFFLLPILFKTQRPLTYIFLTLFGVFVFSVLLYEITMLDMFSNCRLYQNSHQRSYVYQLASVLGTLVCILSPIIVFKFYRIHRKQTDETLLFNEMQLNSLKGQLNPHFLFNTFNTLYGISLEFPDRTPDLIMKVSQLMRYQLESNNKKCVSLEDELEFINSYVQLEKERVGYRCEITYDSKIDNENAYKVSPMLLIAFIENAFKHGTCAIEKCFVRIIITVENGLLHLHVVNSIPTKKTDVVSTKIGLKNTIERLNLIYGKNYKLDIQDDKNTYIVDFKVQLKKFVE, encoded by the coding sequence ATGAATAAAAAATTTGATAACATATTGGACAACAAATGGTGGCAGGAAATTGCCGTTGTTGCCTTTTCATTTACAATCTATACATTAAAGAATGACTGGATGTTATTTAGTTCTTTTACTTCCATATTAATGGGCATATTTTTCTACTTCATTTTATACATGCATGCCCAATTCAATCGTTTTTTTCTTTTGCCAATATTATTCAAAACACAACGTCCTTTAACCTATATATTTCTAACGCTTTTTGGAGTTTTTGTATTTTCAGTACTTTTATATGAGATAACAATGCTCGATATGTTTAGTAATTGCCGCTTGTATCAAAACTCGCATCAACGCAGTTATGTCTACCAATTGGCGAGTGTTTTAGGAACTTTGGTTTGTATTTTGAGTCCTATAATTGTGTTTAAATTCTACAGAATTCACAGAAAACAAACAGATGAAACCCTATTGTTTAATGAAATGCAATTGAATTCTTTGAAAGGACAATTGAATCCGCATTTTTTATTTAATACCTTTAATACGCTTTACGGAATCAGCTTGGAATTTCCGGACAGAACGCCGGATTTGATCATGAAAGTTTCGCAATTAATGCGTTATCAGCTCGAAAGTAACAATAAAAAATGTGTTTCACTCGAAGATGAACTGGAGTTTATAAACAGTTATGTGCAACTCGAAAAAGAACGTGTTGGTTATCGTTGCGAAATCACTTATGATTCTAAAATCGATAACGAAAACGCCTATAAAGTGTCTCCAATGTTGTTGATTGCTTTTATCGAAAATGCCTTTAAACACGGAACTTGTGCTATTGAAAAATGTTTCGTCAGAATAATTATTACGGTCGAAAATGGATTATTGCATTTGCATGTTGTAAATTCAATTCCAACAAAGAAAACCGATGTAGTTTCGACTAAAATTGGTTTAAAAAATACAATCGAACGTTTGAATTTAATTTACGGAAAAAACTATAAATTGGACATTCAGGACGATAAGAACACTTACATTGTAGATTTTAAAGTACAATTGAAAAAGTTTGTAGAATGA
- a CDS encoding SDR family oxidoreductase, with amino-acid sequence MNLSNNKILITGGASGIGLGLTERFIQENNTVIICGRRESVLEEVKAKFPTVITKVRDLSNEAERVALYEWIAENHSDLNVLINNAGIQKWVSVTDADFFESAKTEIATNIEAPLHLTSLFIQLKSLTTVMNVTSGLSLSPFAKVPVYSATKAFFRSFTISLRHILKGKNIEVIEIIPPALNTDLGGVGLHDAHPSVSDFIVSIFEQLKEGNDELTFGTSATRINSSIPELKESFNALHANL; translated from the coding sequence ATGAATTTATCAAACAACAAAATTTTAATAACTGGTGGCGCAAGCGGCATTGGACTTGGGCTTACCGAAAGATTTATTCAGGAAAACAATACTGTAATTATTTGCGGAAGACGTGAATCTGTTTTGGAAGAAGTTAAAGCAAAATTCCCAACAGTAATTACAAAAGTACGCGACTTGTCAAACGAAGCAGAACGTGTAGCGCTTTACGAATGGATTGCAGAAAATCACAGCGATTTGAATGTTTTAATTAATAATGCAGGAATTCAAAAATGGGTTTCGGTTACAGATGCAGACTTTTTCGAAAGTGCCAAAACTGAAATCGCAACAAATATAGAAGCTCCGCTACATTTAACTTCTCTTTTTATTCAGTTAAAATCGCTTACAACTGTAATGAATGTAACTTCTGGATTATCACTTTCTCCATTTGCAAAAGTTCCTGTTTATTCGGCTACCAAAGCATTTTTCCGTTCGTTCACGATTTCACTTCGTCATATCTTAAAAGGAAAAAATATTGAAGTAATCGAAATTATTCCTCCGGCTTTAAATACAGATCTTGGCGGAGTTGGTTTACACGATGCACATCCAAGTGTAAGTGATTTTATCGTTTCTATTTTTGAACAATTAAAAGAAGGAAACGACGAACTTACTTTTGGAACCAGCGCAACAAGAATAAACTCCAGCATTCCGGAATTAAAAGAATCTTTCAACGCATTGCACGCTAATTTGTAA
- a CDS encoding CocE/NonD family hydrolase, giving the protein MKNSLLLVILCLSVQISNSQKLYFPKSNYTDSLNFSKNLTLLAKKIVPVYSNSDKATYLDNYARINFIAQDYTTMKKTMRTYAQEIMGDSIANKPFGFHYRTYANAIAKNPKTKAEFDKYFTSEFKTLYDSYNNDGKTWVENYYSIQLNEMKKQYETKRNDCQANDSISLEDAALLCKVYSRYVVYSKSLAPAKEIIAKIEAEKYIIDNNIIITLPNGSTISGSMVRNRNITEPQPVVMQYNIYAGAEVSDCKEIANMGYVGFVANTRGKRLSNDPIEPYEHDGDDAYYILDWISKQPWCNGKIGIYGGSYLGFSQWSAVKKVHPALKTIVPLVSVGAGIDFPMQNGVFMSYALRWIHFVANNKLTDLNDFQNNKKWDDVFTQYYKNGSSFRSLDKIEGNPSPLFHRWLDHPTYDSYWQNMTPQKEAFANINIPILSTTGYYDDDQIGAMYYYNQYHKYNKSDNYYLIIGPYDHGGSQGYPKKELGGYTLDEVATIPINSIIFEWFDYILKGAKRPEVLKDKVNFEIMGKNKWKSVPSLDKMHNQEITFYLDNANSKYSLQKAAPKKPIAINQTVDLKDRSEINIYQDDSVSGFPRVIDSILRTEKQLMIFESDALAEPTIISGSIKASLKISINKKDLDVQIQLYEKTPDGRYFALTNNLQRASLAKDRTKRQLLTPNKIETIDLNQNYIISKQLQKGSKIVIALGVNKNPNWEVNYGSGKNVSDETMADAAEPLKIKWYSNSSITIPILKQ; this is encoded by the coding sequence ATGAAAAATAGTCTACTCTTAGTAATACTTTGTTTATCGGTACAAATAAGCAATTCACAAAAATTATACTTTCCAAAAAGTAATTATACTGACAGCCTTAATTTTTCTAAAAACCTGACATTATTAGCCAAAAAGATAGTGCCTGTTTATTCCAATTCGGACAAAGCAACGTATTTGGATAATTACGCCCGAATCAATTTTATTGCTCAGGATTATACAACGATGAAAAAGACAATGCGAACTTATGCGCAAGAGATTATGGGTGACAGTATTGCCAATAAGCCGTTTGGTTTTCATTACAGAACTTATGCAAATGCGATTGCTAAAAACCCAAAAACAAAAGCTGAATTCGATAAATATTTCACCTCTGAATTTAAAACTTTATATGATAGTTATAATAATGATGGAAAAACCTGGGTAGAAAATTATTATAGTATTCAACTAAATGAAATGAAGAAGCAATATGAAACTAAACGAAACGATTGTCAGGCCAATGACAGTATCAGTTTAGAAGATGCCGCTTTATTATGTAAAGTCTATTCGAGATATGTAGTTTACAGTAAAAGCCTTGCTCCTGCCAAAGAAATAATCGCAAAAATAGAAGCCGAAAAATATATTATAGACAACAATATCATCATTACATTACCAAACGGAAGCACGATATCCGGCTCGATGGTTAGAAATCGAAATATAACGGAACCACAACCAGTTGTAATGCAATATAATATTTACGCAGGAGCTGAAGTTTCAGACTGCAAGGAAATTGCTAATATGGGATATGTGGGTTTTGTAGCAAATACAAGAGGAAAACGACTGAGCAACGATCCTATAGAACCTTATGAACACGATGGTGACGACGCTTATTACATCTTAGACTGGATTAGTAAACAGCCTTGGTGCAATGGCAAAATTGGTATTTATGGAGGAAGTTATTTAGGCTTTAGCCAATGGAGCGCTGTAAAAAAAGTACATCCAGCCTTAAAAACAATCGTTCCGCTTGTGTCTGTGGGCGCAGGAATTGATTTCCCCATGCAAAATGGCGTCTTTATGAGTTATGCTTTAAGATGGATTCATTTTGTAGCAAATAACAAACTAACGGATTTAAATGACTTTCAAAATAACAAAAAATGGGACGACGTTTTTACGCAATATTATAAAAATGGTTCCAGTTTTCGTTCCCTAGATAAAATTGAAGGAAATCCATCTCCATTGTTTCATAGATGGCTAGATCATCCAACTTATGACAGTTATTGGCAAAATATGACACCACAAAAAGAAGCTTTTGCCAATATTAATATTCCTATTTTAAGTACAACAGGATATTATGATGACGATCAGATTGGTGCAATGTATTATTACAACCAATATCATAAATACAACAAAAGCGATAACTATTATCTAATTATAGGACCTTATGATCACGGAGGTTCACAAGGATATCCCAAAAAAGAATTAGGCGGTTATACGCTTGACGAAGTTGCTACTATTCCGATAAATTCTATCATTTTCGAATGGTTTGATTATATCTTAAAAGGCGCAAAACGTCCGGAAGTTTTAAAAGACAAAGTCAACTTTGAAATTATGGGCAAAAATAAATGGAAAAGTGTTCCATCGTTGGATAAAATGCACAATCAGGAAATCACTTTTTATCTTGACAATGCAAACTCAAAATATTCATTACAAAAAGCGGCTCCTAAAAAACCAATTGCAATAAATCAAACCGTTGACCTTAAAGATCGCTCAGAAATTAACATCTATCAGGATGATTCTGTTTCCGGTTTTCCCAGAGTCATAGATTCGATTTTAAGAACCGAAAAACAATTAATGATTTTTGAAAGTGACGCATTAGCTGAACCAACAATTATAAGTGGTTCAATAAAAGCATCTTTAAAAATCAGTATCAATAAAAAGGATTTGGATGTACAAATACAACTTTATGAAAAAACTCCTGATGGCCGTTATTTTGCTTTAACAAATAACTTGCAAAGAGCCAGTTTAGCAAAAGACAGAACAAAAAGACAACTTTTGACTCCTAATAAAATAGAAACAATTGATTTGAATCAAAATTATATCATCTCAAAACAATTACAAAAAGGAAGCAAAATTGTAATTGCTCTTGGTGTAAATAAAAATCCAAATTGGGAAGTTAACTATGGTTCCGGCAAGAATGTAAGCGACGAAACAATGGCTGATGCCGCTGAACCTCTAAAAATAAAATGGTACTCAAATAGTTCGATTACAATTCCAATTTTAAAACAATAA
- a CDS encoding PepSY-like domain-containing protein, which translates to MRKAFLILTLLYSCFLVAQNQIAPSSAVTPPEKVLFTFQKEYPGKIASWTLKYVGDDDDEIRYEGKFRTNENTESLAVYDNLGVLKAFETQIPLSKLPAKAQSYLKKNYPAKAIREIAVVVDDKKKTTYEVGVEKESKFYDVVFDQNGGFDVIIQKD; encoded by the coding sequence ATGAGAAAAGCATTTTTAATTTTAACACTTTTGTATAGTTGCTTTCTAGTAGCGCAAAATCAAATTGCACCAAGTAGTGCAGTTACGCCACCAGAAAAAGTCTTGTTTACTTTTCAAAAAGAATATCCTGGAAAAATAGCATCCTGGACTTTAAAATATGTTGGCGATGATGATGATGAAATACGTTACGAAGGAAAGTTTAGAACCAATGAAAATACAGAATCGCTAGCGGTTTATGATAATCTGGGAGTTTTAAAAGCATTTGAAACGCAAATTCCATTAAGTAAACTTCCGGCGAAAGCTCAAAGTTATTTAAAGAAAAATTATCCGGCAAAAGCCATTCGCGAAATTGCTGTCGTAGTAGATGATAAAAAGAAAACTACTTATGAAGTAGGTGTAGAAAAAGAATCAAAATTTTACGATGTTGTCTTTGATCAAAATGGCGGTTTTGACGTCATAATCCAAAAAGACTAA
- a CDS encoding LytTR family DNA-binding domain-containing protein — protein MRESKKCIIVDDEPAAHYVLANYIKQNPQLELVFQGYNGIEAMDYLRENPVDLMFLDINMPEISGMELLKILPTHPKTILTTAYSEFALESYDYGVIDYLLKPIYFPRFLKAVDRFFGAESAKAKTEETVINSVSVKVDGYFMDIELDQLLFAQSFGNYVKLHTIKRTYLASITTSEFEKCLPEKNFMRIHKSYIVALDKIETTDKDFVIIKNEKLPIGITYKRELSDRLKK, from the coding sequence ATGAGAGAATCCAAAAAATGTATAATTGTAGACGATGAACCCGCAGCGCATTATGTGTTGGCGAATTACATCAAGCAAAATCCACAATTAGAGTTGGTTTTTCAAGGCTACAATGGTATTGAAGCAATGGATTATCTTCGCGAAAATCCGGTTGATCTGATGTTTTTGGATATTAATATGCCGGAGATTTCAGGAATGGAATTGCTAAAGATTCTGCCAACGCATCCTAAAACTATTCTAACGACTGCTTATTCTGAATTTGCTCTTGAAAGTTATGATTACGGAGTGATTGATTATCTTTTAAAACCTATTTATTTTCCGAGATTTTTAAAGGCCGTTGATCGTTTTTTTGGTGCCGAAAGCGCAAAAGCAAAAACAGAAGAAACAGTTATAAATTCCGTTAGCGTAAAAGTCGACGGTTATTTTATGGACATCGAATTAGATCAGCTTTTGTTTGCGCAGAGTTTTGGAAATTATGTGAAACTACACACGATAAAAAGAACCTATTTAGCTTCGATTACAACAAGTGAATTTGAAAAATGTCTGCCCGAAAAGAACTTTATGCGCATTCACAAATCCTATATTGTAGCGTTGGATAAGATTGAAACTACGGACAAAGATTTTGTTATTATTAAAAACGAGAAACTTCCTATAGGAATTACTTATAAAAGAGAGTTGTCCGATAGATTAAAAAAATGA